One Natranaerovirga hydrolytica genomic region harbors:
- a CDS encoding uracil-xanthine permease family protein, which yields MSKRTVSKEVYDIDGKPPFREAFPLAIQHVLAMFAGNVTVPIIVAGAIGAADERAFLIQCAMLVAGLATLLQVYRIGKMGAKLPIVMGTSFGFVPTSIAIGNAFGLSGLLGATLIGGIFEAFLGFFIKPLRKFFPPIVTGIVLLTIGLSLLPTGITYVAGGNGAEDFGGLNHLFLAAVVLITIVLLNQFAKGMAKMSAILIGIIVGYIVAIPMNMIDFSGVAQASWFGFPTPLKYGLTFHWEAISAMIVLYIVTAVETVGDISGITIGGADREATDEELSGGVIADGVASAVGSLFNALPNTSFSQNVGIVSFTKVMSTHVVKIGGIFLALSALVPKLGALIAAMPSSVLGGAAIVMFGSIAVMGIKLISSEPLGNREVLILSIALCLGFGFGTVDGALSAFPESVQNVFGGSGIVIGFLVATLLNAILPKEKEEKTHQKKYKKTAEHTA from the coding sequence ATGAGTAAAAGAACTGTGTCAAAAGAAGTATACGATATTGATGGAAAACCACCATTTAGGGAAGCTTTTCCATTAGCCATACAGCATGTATTGGCTATGTTTGCAGGTAATGTAACGGTACCGATTATTGTTGCAGGTGCTATTGGAGCAGCTGATGAAAGAGCATTTTTGATTCAGTGTGCTATGTTGGTAGCCGGTTTAGCCACATTGTTACAAGTCTATCGAATTGGAAAAATGGGTGCAAAGCTCCCGATTGTTATGGGTACCAGCTTTGGGTTTGTACCAACGAGTATAGCCATAGGTAATGCTTTTGGTCTGTCGGGATTACTGGGAGCAACCTTGATAGGAGGTATTTTTGAAGCCTTCTTAGGATTTTTTATTAAGCCACTTAGAAAATTTTTCCCACCTATTGTAACAGGTATTGTCTTGTTAACCATTGGGTTATCATTATTGCCAACAGGTATCACATATGTAGCAGGTGGTAATGGGGCAGAAGACTTTGGTGGACTCAATCATTTATTTTTAGCGGCAGTTGTTTTAATTACCATTGTCTTATTAAATCAATTTGCTAAAGGTATGGCGAAAATGTCAGCCATATTAATTGGTATTATTGTAGGATATATTGTTGCTATTCCTATGAATATGATAGATTTTTCAGGTGTAGCACAAGCCAGTTGGTTTGGTTTCCCAACCCCTTTAAAATATGGGTTGACATTTCACTGGGAAGCCATTAGCGCAATGATTGTTCTTTATATTGTAACAGCAGTAGAAACGGTTGGCGATATTTCAGGTATTACCATTGGTGGTGCAGACCGAGAAGCTACTGATGAAGAATTATCAGGTGGTGTTATTGCAGATGGTGTTGCAAGTGCTGTTGGTTCCTTATTTAATGCATTACCTAACACATCATTTAGTCAAAATGTAGGGATTGTCTCATTTACAAAAGTCATGAGTACCCATGTTGTAAAAATTGGTGGTATTTTCTTAGCCCTTTCTGCATTGGTACCAAAATTAGGTGCATTAATTGCGGCAATGCCATCTAGTGTTTTAGGTGGAGCAGCTATTGTTATGTTTGGTTCCATTGCTGTTATGGGGATTAAATTAATCAGTTCAGAACCATTAGGCAATCGAGAAGTATTAATTTTATCCATTGCCCTTTGTTTAGGATTTGGTTTTGGAACAGTAGATGGTGCATTAAGCGCTTTCCCAGAATCCGTTCAAAATGTATTTGGTGGTTCAGGAATTGTTATTGGATTTTTAGTAGCAACGCTATTAAATGCTATTCTTCCTAAAGAAAAAGAAGAAAAAACCCATCAAAAAAAATATAAGAAGACAGCGGAACATACTGCATAA
- a CDS encoding molybdopterin-dependent oxidoreductase, whose amino-acid sequence MKTKITITVNGVIYNKTVEDTLNLLNFLREDLGLIGTKNGCGKGHCGTCTVIVNGEAKRSCIVRMNKLDGAIVETIEGISSQEGLNYIQEGFVQEGAIQCGFCTPGMIMATKALLDKNDDPSEEAIKEALKNNVCRCTGYTTIIKAVKKAAYLKKQQAECVKESILSNQYIGQSVIRKDALSKVKGERVFADDYKEKDMLYGKMVFSQYAHAKIISIDTKEAEESEGVVKIAMAKDIPGQNAFGLFEAEQPVIAENEVKYLGEVVAVVYAKTNEQAEHAARLVKVEYEVLKPILSPIEAFEEDAPLVHEDRENNIVHYVNVRKGEVDEGFKNADVVIEGYYYTPAIEHAYLEPEACLAKPEEDTITIWTGNQGSKAYQEMIATSLDLPMEKIRVIYTPCGGGFGGKEEPTVQIHAALGTYLTQKPVKMVLTREESIRMSIKRHPMHVWMKHGATKDGKLVAMESRVIADAGAYMSQTKPVIFRSAVTATGPYVIPNVKADSYGLYTHNNPSGAFRGFGSTQASFGAEIQMDKIAEKLNMDPVELRRKNAFKEGELTSTGQLLKDGVGYLETLEAAQNALNKMKEDYQGVTRPTHKKLGFGLASSYKNVGIGTGKLDQAGAIIEIEESGRITVKMGATDMGQGVDTIVAQIAATALNVPYDIIDVIACDTLICPDGGMTTASRQTYVTGNAVKKAANLLKEKLSQYIEVNEKNQETLAFVYQEASKKGEKLSVETDYRPPKTYPHDGNANPVPGKPIEAYDIHYSYCFATAAVALEVDTRTGEVKVLKVSAAQDVGKAIHPQNIKGQIEGAVVMGMGFALSEEFLQDDTKIITDNLNQLRIPKITDIPEIAPIIVEVKQNEGPYGAKGMGEVGLNPMAPAISNAIFDAVGIRLQILPMKKEKVLSALKG is encoded by the coding sequence ATGAAGACAAAGATTACAATTACCGTAAATGGTGTCATATATAATAAAACGGTAGAAGATACATTAAATTTATTAAACTTCTTAAGAGAAGACTTAGGATTGATTGGTACAAAAAATGGTTGTGGAAAAGGACATTGTGGTACGTGTACGGTCATTGTTAATGGTGAGGCAAAACGTTCTTGTATTGTAAGGATGAATAAATTAGATGGTGCCATAGTTGAAACCATAGAAGGCATTTCATCTCAAGAAGGGCTAAATTATATACAAGAAGGTTTTGTCCAAGAAGGCGCCATACAATGTGGTTTTTGTACGCCAGGTATGATTATGGCAACAAAAGCATTATTAGATAAAAATGATGACCCAAGTGAAGAAGCAATTAAGGAAGCTTTAAAAAATAATGTTTGTAGATGTACAGGGTATACCACCATCATTAAAGCGGTTAAAAAGGCAGCCTATTTAAAAAAACAACAAGCAGAATGTGTAAAAGAAAGTATACTGTCTAATCAATACATTGGTCAATCGGTTATTCGTAAAGATGCCCTTAGTAAAGTAAAGGGAGAACGGGTTTTTGCAGATGATTATAAAGAAAAAGATATGTTATATGGTAAAATGGTCTTTAGTCAATATGCACATGCAAAAATTATTTCAATCGATACAAAAGAAGCAGAAGAATCAGAAGGCGTTGTCAAAATAGCTATGGCTAAAGACATTCCAGGTCAAAATGCCTTTGGTTTATTTGAAGCAGAGCAACCAGTTATTGCAGAAAATGAAGTGAAATATTTAGGTGAAGTGGTGGCAGTGGTTTATGCAAAAACCAATGAACAAGCAGAACATGCAGCCCGCTTGGTTAAAGTAGAATATGAAGTATTAAAGCCAATATTATCACCAATCGAAGCTTTTGAAGAAGATGCACCATTGGTTCATGAAGACAGAGAAAATAATATTGTCCATTATGTCAATGTAAGAAAAGGAGAAGTAGATGAAGGGTTTAAGAATGCAGATGTAGTAATCGAAGGGTATTATTACACCCCAGCTATAGAGCATGCTTATTTAGAGCCAGAAGCTTGTCTTGCAAAGCCAGAAGAAGATACAATAACCATCTGGACAGGTAATCAAGGATCAAAAGCTTATCAAGAAATGATTGCTACAAGTTTAGATCTGCCGATGGAAAAGATAAGGGTCATTTACACGCCTTGTGGTGGCGGTTTTGGTGGAAAAGAAGAACCGACTGTACAAATCCACGCTGCTCTGGGAACCTATTTAACTCAAAAACCAGTAAAAATGGTATTAACCCGTGAAGAATCTATTCGAATGAGTATAAAACGTCATCCGATGCACGTATGGATGAAGCATGGCGCTACAAAAGATGGAAAATTGGTTGCCATGGAGTCAAGGGTTATTGCAGATGCAGGGGCATATATGTCACAAACCAAACCAGTCATTTTCCGTTCAGCTGTAACAGCAACTGGACCGTATGTCATTCCTAATGTGAAAGCAGATTCTTATGGTTTGTATACCCATAATAATCCAAGTGGTGCTTTTAGAGGGTTTGGTAGCACACAAGCCAGTTTTGGCGCGGAGATACAAATGGATAAAATTGCAGAAAAACTCAATATGGACCCTGTAGAATTAAGAAGAAAAAATGCTTTTAAAGAAGGGGAATTAACCAGTACAGGGCAACTTTTAAAAGATGGTGTGGGATATTTAGAAACTTTGGAAGCCGCACAAAATGCTTTAAATAAAATGAAAGAAGATTATCAAGGTGTTACTAGACCAACCCATAAAAAACTTGGGTTTGGGTTAGCAAGTTCTTATAAAAATGTAGGAATAGGAACAGGTAAATTGGATCAAGCCGGTGCGATCATTGAGATAGAAGAAAGTGGTCGAATAACGGTTAAAATGGGTGCAACAGATATGGGGCAAGGTGTGGATACCATCGTGGCTCAAATTGCAGCCACCGCTTTAAATGTACCTTATGATATCATAGATGTTATTGCTTGTGATACGTTAATCTGTCCTGATGGTGGTATGACAACCGCTTCAAGACAAACCTACGTAACAGGTAATGCCGTTAAAAAAGCTGCTAATCTATTAAAAGAAAAGTTATCACAGTATATAGAAGTCAATGAAAAGAATCAGGAAACATTAGCATTTGTCTACCAAGAAGCCAGTAAAAAAGGTGAAAAGCTTTCCGTTGAAACGGATTATAGACCACCAAAAACTTACCCACATGATGGGAATGCTAATCCCGTACCAGGTAAACCCATAGAAGCATATGATATTCACTATTCTTATTGTTTTGCAACAGCGGCTGTAGCACTAGAAGTGGATACACGAACAGGAGAAGTGAAGGTCTTAAAAGTCAGTGCAGCTCAAGATGTAGGAAAAGCCATTCATCCTCAAAATATAAAAGGTCAAATAGAAGGAGCAGTTGTCATGGGAATGGGCTTTGCATTATCTGAAGAATTTTTACAAGATGATACAAAGATTATAACAGACAACTTAAATCAATTAAGAATACCTAAAATTACAGATATACCAGAAATCGCCCCCATTATTGTAGAAGTAAAACA